The window ACAAACCCACTTGCTGTGTCCACAAGCATCCGCTGTTCTTCGGGTTGATCGGCCGCCGGAGGCGAGCCAGCAGGcaatgccgcgccgccgcgcgttcCCCCTGAGGCCTCACGGCATGGCCGGCCGATCACTCCTTAATCCGGAGCCAGCGGCCGAGCTGCGAGGGGTTGACGACGCCGGGGATGCGGGCCCCGCCCGCCATGAGCAGCCGCGAAACCTCCGCGTAGCGCCTGCTCGGCTCGGGCGCGGGGACGGCGAGGGCGGGCTCCTTCTCCTTCCGGCCCGGCCCCGGCGGCTCCAGCCTCCGCTCGCCGAGGAGCGTGCCGCGCCGCAGGAACTCGTGCGCCAGGTACCCGGCCAGCAGCTTGttgccgccggcggcctggggcCCCGCAGCACCCGGGTGAGGGAGCGGCGGCCTGGCGCcaagcctcgccgccgcggcgcgatCCGGCCTGCCGGCGCGCGGGTCGGGCCTAGCGAACGGCTGCGGCGGCCGCTGGAGCAGCACCGCCTGCTCCGACGACGAGGCCGAGGGGTATGGCGGGTAGTACTCGCGCTCCTTCCGCTTCCCGAGGAAGCCACCTCCGCCACGTGGCGCCTGCATCGCCGCGCGGATCGACAGCTCGACGGCCCGGATGCGCCCCACCGCCACGCAAGGGGACGGAATCGCACGACGGCGATCGGTGGGGGGCAGCTAAATAAAATGAGGGAAAGAGAAAAGGGAAGCGGTGGAGCCGGAGACAAAGGGAGCGTGGGCGGCGTGGGTCCCGCCCGGGGCAGTTTCGTAAATTCGCGCACGGAATTCAAACGAAACGGTATCTCgtgggagagagaaggggaggggagggcgtGTGGCCGCGGGGGGACGGGAGAATGGGGGCAGGAGTCCGGATGGGAGCGGGTGGTCTCATATTTATATGCAGATAGGTCAGCTTTGGCCATTGAACCTCCCCGAAATAACGAAAATGCCATCACGTTGGTTCTACGGCGACTCGGTGAGGCAGTGCGGCAGCGGTGTGGTAAAGGGTTGTTTGATGGTTGTGGACAAGATGTTAGGGTAGAATAGTCACTGCGTCGAGAGTTTGGGCTGGGCTCGTGTCCGGGATAAAGGGAGCTTGGGCTGAAGTTCTCTCCTTTTTCACTAGGCAAAAGCCTATCAAGATGTTTGACTCGCCGAACGAAGCCAGCTAGGCCCAATCTCAAACTCATTTCGTACAAGCGAGACGCGCGCACAAAAGCAATGAAGCAATGTtcggccatgtttggtttgggCGGGAAAAAAATTTGTTAATTTTTTCGTAGTTTTGACtattaattagagatattaaataaaatctaattacaaaaccacctccgcaaccatggtactgtagcagttgttGTATCTAACGAGACATTTGATCGTATGACTAGAGGATGATTAAAGTATGATTGCTGTATCTAATCATAATTAAattagcctcattagattcggctcGCAAATTTGCACCTATCtgtaaaaatattttacaaatagactttgtGTTAATACACCATGTATGTAAGATTCCTTGATAAAAAAAGTCGTGATATTTACCAAACTATGCATTCCTTCGCTGTCGGGTTGCACGTCGCAGGTTCGACCCAGTTGTCGCACtactgaaagtctgaaactaGTGCAGCATTTATTTATTCATTCAGTCGAAAAATCCAACTTCCTCTCAAAAAAAGAGGGGAAAATCCAAGTGATGCAACCCGCAGCATTGGTCGGACATGGAAATCCACAGTTTGGGTATGCTCGCTTTAAATGTTTTTTCGAGTTCACGATTGTAAAAAGGATGTTCGTTACAGCTTAGCCAACGGTTCCAGACGCTACGATTTCAACAAATGGAACACGGCCAAGGGATCCTCAACATCCAGGCGAGTAGTACAGTACTCTCACGGCTAGTGCAGCCGTTGCGGCCAGTGAGCGTTGTCTCGTGCTAAAAGACCAAAACGCATATAATGCAAGGAAAATAAGTGAATAAAAAGTTAAATGGTACGGTATACCTATTTGGCTATTTGTCTACTACGCATACTTAATTGTTGAATGGCTCGGACCAGTTTAAGGTGCACTTTGCATCACCAGGGGTTCTGATTTGCTTAAAAACAAACCTGTTCGgctatgctaaagactaacttTTCTTAAAATGACCAATGTTGCACAAACAACTATTTCTTATAACTTGAAATAACACCGTGAGACAATCTTCACCATTGTGATGAACTAAAAGCTCTTAATTCTTAAGCAACCAATGTGATGAAAGTTCTTTAAGAATCCATCGTCAGCATTCTTATAATAAGTCACAATCGAAATTAGAAATCACCCTTCTCATCGTATTCATGCTTTGCATAAAATCTTCCATCGCAATTGTATCCTCTCGGGTTGGGGTTATCTCATGAGATGGTTTGTATCAATATCACCGTGCATATAAGCAAATCCAGTTAAGGACCAAGCATTATGctttattaatttttttcttaCTCCTCGTTTCTATTGTTT is drawn from Panicum virgatum strain AP13 chromosome 1N, P.virgatum_v5, whole genome shotgun sequence and contains these coding sequences:
- the LOC120656482 gene encoding uncharacterized protein LOC120656482 yields the protein MQAPRGGGGFLGKRKEREYYPPYPSASSSEQAVLLQRPPQPFARPDPRAGRPDRAAAARLGARPPLPHPGAAGPQAAGGNKLLAGYLAHEFLRRGTLLGERRLEPPGPGRKEKEPALAVPAPEPSRRYAEVSRLLMAGGARIPGVVNPSQLGRWLRIKE